The following proteins come from a genomic window of Ailuropoda melanoleuca isolate Jingjing chromosome 2, ASM200744v2, whole genome shotgun sequence:
- the GJA8 gene encoding gap junction alpha-8 protein encodes MGDWSFLGNILEEVNEHSTVIGRVWLTVLFIFRILILGTAAEFVWGDEQSDFVCNTQQPGCENVCYDEAFPISHIRLWVLQIIFVSTPSLVYVGHAVHHVRMEEKRKEREAEELCQQAAGDGGERVPLAADQGSIKKGSNSSKGTKKFRLEGTLLRTYVCHIIFKTLFEVGFVVGHYFLYGFRILPLYRCSRWPCPNVVDCFVSRPTEKTIFILFMLSVASVSLFLNILEMSHLGLKRIRSAFKRPVEQPLGEIPEKSLHSIAVSSIQKAKGYQLLEEEKIVSHYFPLTEVGMVETSPLSAKPFSQFEEKMGTGSLGDLSRAYQETLPSYAQVGAQEGEGEEQPVEEGAEPEVGDKRQEAERVSTEGQATLAVPEVEKAETPEVGKEGEKEELQAERVSKQGLPGEKSPSLCPDLTRDDTRPLSRLSKASSRARSDDLTV; translated from the coding sequence ATGGGCGACTGGAGTTTCCTGGGGAACATCTTGGAGGAGGTGAATGAGCACTCCACGGTCATCGGCAGAGTCTGGCTCACGGTGCTGTTCATCTTCCGGATCCTCATCCTGGGCACCGCCGCGGAGTTCGTGTGGGGGGACGAGCAGTCCGACTTCGTGTGCAACACCCAGCAGCCCGGCTGCGAGAACGTCTGCTACGACGAGGCCTTCCCCATCTCGCACATCCGCCTCTGGGTGCTGCAGATCATCTTCGTGTCCACGCCGTCGCTGGTGTACGTGGGCCACGCGGTGCACCACGTGCGCATGGAGGAGAAGCGCAAGGAGCGCGAGGCGGAGGAGCTGTGCCAGCAGGCGGCGGGCGACGGCGGCGAGAGGGTGCCGCTGGCCGCGGACCAGGGCAGCATCAAGAAgggcagcaacagcagcaaagGCACCAAGAAGTTCCGGCTGGAGGGGACCCTGCTGAGGACGTACGTCTGCCACATCATCTTCAAGACCCTCTTCGAGGTGGGCTTCGTTGTGGGCCACTACTTCCTGTACGGTTTCCGGATCCTGCCGCTCTACCGCTGCAGCCGGTGGCCCTGCCCCAACGTGGTGGACTGCTTCGTGTCCCGGCCCACGGAGAAGACCATCTTCATCCTGTTCATGTTGTCCGTGGCCTCTGTGTCCCTGTTCCTCAACATTCTGGAGATGAGTCACCTGGGCCTCAAGAGAATCCGGTCTGCCTTCAAGAGGCCCGTGGAGCAGCCCCTGGGGGAGATCCCCGAGAAGTCCCTCCACTCCATCGCCGTCTCCTCCATCCAGAAAGCCAAGGGCTACCAGCtgctggaagaagagaaaatcgTGTCCCACTATTTCCCTTTGACTGAGGTCGGGATGGTGGAGACCAGCCCGCTTTCTGCCAAGCCTTTCAGTCAGTTCGAGGAGAAGATGGGCACGGGGTCCCTAGGGGACCTGTCCCGAGCTTACCAAGAGACACTACCTTCCTACGCTCAGGTGGGAgcacaggagggggagggggaggagcagccGGTGGAGGAGGGGGCGGAGCCAGAGGTGGGAGACAagaggcaggaagcagagagagtgagcacagaggggCAGGCGACCTTGGCAGTGCCGGAGGTGGAGAAAGCGGAGACTCccgaggtggggaaggagggtgagAAGGAAGAGCTGCAGGCTGAGAGGGTATCAAAGCAAGGGCTGCCGGGGGAGAAGTCGCCTTCACTGTGTCCAGACCTGACCCGGGATGACACCAGACCGCTGAGCAGGCTGAGCAAAGCCAGCAGCCGGGCAAGGTCAGACGATCTAACCGTATGA